One part of the Anopheles coustani chromosome 2, idAnoCousDA_361_x.2, whole genome shotgun sequence genome encodes these proteins:
- the LOC131264021 gene encoding uncharacterized protein LOC131264021, whose translation MEELPQDWMTGVVVPVFKKGDRLDCENYRGITIPNAAYKIFSQLLLHRLLPLAENFVGEYQAGFMDGRSTTDQLFTLRQILQKCREYNCRTHHVFIDFKAAYDSIDRQQLWMLMKEFQFPNKLIRLCRATMGNVMCSVRVGGVASAQFCFPERAEARG comes from the coding sequence ATGGAAGAACTACCCCAGGACTGGATGACCGGTGTCGTTGTACCGGTCTTCAAAAAAGGGGATAGGTTGGACTGCGAGAACTACCGTGGCATTACCATACCAAATGCCGCCTATAAGATCTTCTCTCAACTTTTGCTCCACCGGTTGCTGCCCCTGGCCGAAAACTTTGTTGGGGAGTATCAAGCCGGCTTCATGGATGGACGCTCGACAACTGACCAGCTGTTTACGCTCCGGCAGATTTTACAAAAATGCCGTGAGTATAACTGCAGAACACATCACGTCTTCAttgacttcaaggcggcctatGACAGCATTGACCGGCAACAGCTGTGGATGCTGATGAAGGAGTTTCAGTTTCCGAACAAGCTGATCAGGCTGTGTAGGGCGACTATGGGCAATGTGATGTGTTCTGTAAgggtcggtggtgtcgcgtcCGCTCAGTTTTGCTTCCCAGAGAGGGCTGAGGCAAGGGGATAG
- the LOC131262178 gene encoding DNA-directed RNA polymerase II subunit RPB9, translating into MAYDAAHDDGPGFVGIRFCQECNNMLYPKEDKENKILLYACRNCDYKQEADSNCIYVNKIMHEIDELTHIVPDVISDPTLPRTEEHACPKCSHREAVFFQAQTRRAEEEMRLYYVCTNPSCCHRWTE; encoded by the exons ATGGCTTATGACGCGGCTCACGACGATGGCCCAGGTTTTGTGGGAATCCGGTTCTGTCAGGAATG CAACAACATGCTGTACCCCAAGGaggataaagaaaacaaaattctgcTCTATGCATGTCGCAATTGTGACTACAAGCAGGAAGCTGATTCGAACTGCATCTACGTGAACAAAATTATGCACGAAATTGA CGAGTTGACACACATTGTACCGGATGTTATATCGGATCCTACATTACCACGCACAGAAGAACATGCGTGTCCGAAGTGCTCCCACCGAGAGGCCGTTTTCTTCCAGGCCCAAACGCGacgagcagaagaagaaatgaGACTGTACTACGTGTGTACGAACCCTTCGTGCTGCCACCGGTGGACCGAATAG
- the LOC131262176 gene encoding hsp70-binding protein 1, with protein MDSGNDPNQPRQPRNLQGLLKFAMEATKDEDAPQESHFAQMDEERRRFLEEALKSLTVDVVRELEKAMKVLLDPESDDEAKAESIEIVIDYVQDIDTANDFFKVGGFVIVKPGLESSSAAVRAGTLRLVGELAQNNPFCQQHLLELNILPKLTELLTDEPAVAQQAMHAVSCMVRHYEPCLAAFIDIGGLECILGCIQTDNEKLRIKSSFLMSNLCTEFEPVRDEFIKLNAVERVMAAVKPSKEYDAKLETALSTLRVLTESKEGIRRCRDGSMKQKLQTIVKLNAGKEECQEQLEYAQTLLKRCFSEENDGTDR; from the exons ATGGACAGTGGTAACGATCCAAATCAGCCACGGCAACCCCGTAATCTGCAG GGTCTGCTTAAATTCGCGATGGAAGCCACAAAGGATGAAGATGCACCACAAGAATCGCATTTCGCTCAAATGGACGAGGAAAGGCGACGATTCCTGGAGGAAGCTTTGAAATCACTCACCGTCGATGTGGTGCGAGAGTTGGAAAAGGCCATGAAAGTGCTGCTAGATCCGGAGTCGGATGATGAAGCCAAGGCCGAGTCAATCGAGATTGTAATCGACTACGTGCAGGACATCGATACTGCGAACGATTTCTTCAAAGTGGGAGGATTTGTTATTGTTAAACCGGGCCTCGAATCATCGAGTGCGGCAGTGCGGGCTGGCACTCTTCGGTTGGTAGGAGAACTGGCACAAAACAATCCATTCTGCCAGCAGCATTTGCTGGAGCTAAATATTCTGCCAAAGTTAACCGAGCTGCTCACCGATGAACCGGCTGTGGCACAACAGGCCATGCACGCGGTATCCTGTATGGTTCGACACTATGAACCGTGCCTGGCTGCCTTCATTGACATCGGAGGATTGGAGTGCATTTTGGGGTGCATACAAACAGACAACGAGAAGTTGCGCATAAAATCGTCATTCTTGATGTCGAACCTGTGCACGGAGTTCGAACCGGTGCGGGATGAGTTCATCAAGCTGAACGCCGTCGAGCGAGTGATGGCCGCGGTGAAACCGTCGAAGGAGTACGATGCAAAGTTAGAAACGGCATTGTCGACATTACGTGTTCTAACGGAGAGTAAAGAAGGTATTCGAAGGTGTCGAGATGGAAGCATGAAGCAGAAACTGCAAACTATAGTTAAACTGAACGCTGGAAAAGAAGAATGTCAG GAACAATTGGAGTATGCCCAGACGTTACTGAAACGGTGTTTCTCTGAGGAAAATGATGGAACTGATCGCTAA